A window of the Microbacterium sp. LWH13-1.2 genome harbors these coding sequences:
- the pgl gene encoding 6-phosphogluconolactonase, which produces MSSQTASAEKRVVVEPTPAALAARVADRFLTRLRARTRNGRIAHVALTGGSMGGAVLRATRDDPRSSQIDWSLVHFWWGDERFVARDDADRNALQSREALLDHIPVPAENVHEVAAAGEGLTLDEAAEAYAAELAKFGTDEHPWPSFAVCFLGVGPDGHIASLFPDRIEVTVTDAAALPVRDSPKPPPERVTLTRPVLNASKRVWLVLTGADKASALGLALAGASYTNVPAAGAKGRKRTVFFVDEAAASEVSPDLIDPAY; this is translated from the coding sequence ATGTCGTCGCAGACAGCGTCCGCAGAGAAGCGGGTCGTGGTCGAACCCACCCCCGCAGCACTCGCCGCAAGGGTGGCCGACAGATTCCTGACACGTCTTCGTGCACGCACGCGCAACGGCCGCATCGCCCACGTCGCCCTCACGGGCGGCTCGATGGGTGGTGCGGTCCTGCGCGCCACACGCGACGACCCTCGGTCGTCGCAGATCGACTGGTCGCTCGTTCACTTCTGGTGGGGCGACGAGCGGTTCGTCGCCCGAGACGACGCCGACCGCAATGCGTTGCAGTCGCGTGAGGCTCTGCTCGACCACATACCCGTCCCCGCCGAGAACGTGCACGAGGTCGCGGCCGCAGGCGAGGGATTGACCCTCGACGAGGCTGCCGAGGCCTATGCCGCTGAGCTCGCGAAGTTCGGCACCGACGAGCATCCGTGGCCCTCGTTCGCCGTGTGCTTCCTCGGTGTCGGCCCCGACGGCCACATCGCGTCGCTGTTCCCCGATCGTATCGAGGTCACCGTGACGGATGCCGCGGCACTGCCCGTGCGCGACTCCCCCAAGCCGCCGCCGGAGCGCGTGACGCTGACCCGCCCGGTGCTCAATGCATCCAAGCGCGTCTGGCTCGTGCTCACCGGCGCCGACAAGGCCTCAGCGCTCGGCCTCGCTCTCGCCGGGGCAAGCTACACGAATGTTCCCGCAGCGGGTGCCAAGGGACGCAAGCGCACGGTGTTCTTCGTCGATGAGGCAGCGGCCTCCGAGGTCTCGCCCGACCTCATCGATCCGGCGTACTGA
- a CDS encoding DMT family transporter: MSVWTAGAEDVTDQLVGAFQNPGLLLGIPLALAGAVFMSLGAQYQHRGVEKMERLSGADGASGLSMAQVRGLLTRPSWLVGTLMLGLAIVCQLAALTVAPLIVVQPLGAIALVITTLLNARISGHSPTKQSITAIICCVGGIFLFVFFAAIFATEKDVTDTELFTILAILLVVIIILGACWLVLRHRMRALFYIVGAGILYGFVATLAKVVIKRVQAGDFEWITLVCVIALVAASAVGAYFVQTAYSSGPPDLVIAGLTVVDPLVAVLIGMVVLGEAAAAPPWVLVIFGVAGAIAVWGVVGLARYHPQVLSDSQEIDITRGSDAHAKGPEATNPEA; this comes from the coding sequence ATCTCCGTATGGACAGCCGGGGCGGAAGACGTCACCGACCAGCTGGTAGGCGCGTTCCAGAACCCGGGACTGCTCCTCGGCATCCCCCTCGCACTCGCGGGCGCTGTCTTCATGTCGCTCGGTGCTCAGTACCAGCACCGCGGCGTCGAGAAGATGGAGCGGCTGAGCGGTGCGGACGGAGCATCCGGTCTGTCGATGGCTCAGGTCCGCGGGCTGCTGACGAGGCCCTCGTGGCTCGTCGGGACTCTCATGCTCGGCCTTGCCATCGTCTGTCAGCTCGCCGCTCTGACGGTGGCGCCTCTGATCGTCGTGCAGCCGCTCGGAGCGATCGCGCTGGTCATCACCACACTGCTCAACGCCCGCATCTCGGGGCACTCACCGACCAAGCAATCCATCACGGCGATCATCTGCTGCGTCGGAGGAATCTTCCTCTTCGTCTTCTTCGCGGCGATCTTCGCCACCGAGAAGGATGTCACCGACACAGAGCTGTTCACGATCCTCGCGATCCTGCTCGTCGTGATCATCATTCTCGGCGCGTGCTGGCTCGTCCTCCGTCACCGCATGCGCGCGCTCTTCTACATCGTCGGCGCCGGAATCCTGTACGGCTTCGTCGCGACGCTCGCGAAGGTCGTCATCAAGCGGGTCCAGGCCGGCGACTTCGAGTGGATCACGCTCGTGTGCGTGATCGCGCTCGTCGCCGCGAGCGCCGTAGGCGCCTATTTCGTGCAGACGGCGTACAGTTCGGGTCCGCCCGACCTCGTCATCGCGGGGCTCACCGTGGTCGACCCCCTTGTCGCTGTTCTGATCGGCATGGTCGTGCTCGGCGAGGCTGCCGCCGCCCCGCCGTGGGTACTCGTGATCTTCGGCGTCGCCGGAGCGATCGCGGTGTGGGGCGTCGTAGGGCTCGCTCGATATCACCCACAGGTGCTCAGCGACAGCCAGGAGATCGACATCACCCGCGGAAGCGATGCGCATGCGAAAGGCCCCGAGGCGACGAACCCCGAGGCCTGA
- the def gene encoding peptide deformylase, producing the protein MAVLPIRIMGDPVLHSPASVVEEISDDIRTLVADMFETMDTAPGVGLAAPQVGVPLRIYTYAYVDDDDQPWRGVIINPELWMVPLEPGEPDDDLESEGCLSFPGERFPLRRSERVRVTGVDLDGSPVEIAVDGWRARIMQHEFDHLDGILYIDRLSDGDWKTVQKIAKKRGWGKAGASWMPGVDDLEG; encoded by the coding sequence GTGGCTGTTCTTCCTATTCGCATCATGGGCGATCCCGTCCTGCACTCCCCCGCTTCCGTCGTCGAGGAGATCTCCGACGACATCCGCACACTCGTGGCCGACATGTTCGAGACCATGGATACCGCGCCAGGTGTGGGTCTGGCTGCACCCCAGGTCGGCGTGCCGCTGCGTATCTACACGTACGCGTACGTCGACGATGACGACCAGCCGTGGCGCGGCGTCATCATCAACCCCGAGCTCTGGATGGTTCCGCTGGAACCGGGCGAGCCGGACGACGACCTCGAGTCGGAAGGGTGTCTCTCCTTCCCCGGCGAGCGATTCCCCCTGCGTCGCTCCGAGCGGGTACGCGTCACAGGCGTGGATCTCGACGGTTCGCCGGTCGAGATCGCGGTCGACGGCTGGCGTGCGCGGATCATGCAGCACGAGTTCGACCACCTCGACGGCATCCTCTACATCGACCGTCTCTCGGACGGTGACTGGAAGACCGTGCAGAAGATCGCGAAGAAGCGTGGGTGGGGCAAGGCCGGAGCCAGCTGGATGCCCGGAGTCGATGACTTGGAAGGCTGA
- a CDS encoding septum formation family protein, which translates to MMKLRTRRALALAGSAVALSVALTGCSALNGILGGGSGDADRDEDTGQVTESSNIDIFALKLGDCKMASATGLIEDADVVPCDQPHDEEVYYEITMDDGEFSEESVDAASQECIGDAYTSFVGIAFNDSVLEVYPITPTQQTWDELNDRIVQCVISDPAGQTTGSLKGAAR; encoded by the coding sequence ATGATGAAACTGCGCACGCGACGCGCACTGGCGCTTGCAGGTTCTGCTGTGGCGCTGTCGGTCGCACTGACCGGATGTAGCGCGCTGAACGGGATCCTGGGTGGCGGTTCGGGAGACGCCGACCGCGACGAGGACACCGGGCAGGTCACCGAAAGCTCGAACATCGACATCTTCGCGCTCAAGCTGGGCGACTGCAAGATGGCAAGCGCCACCGGCCTGATCGAGGATGCGGACGTCGTCCCGTGCGACCAGCCGCACGACGAAGAGGTCTACTACGAGATCACGATGGACGACGGCGAGTTCTCCGAGGAGAGCGTCGACGCAGCCTCGCAGGAGTGCATCGGAGATGCCTACACGAGCTTCGTCGGTATCGCGTTCAACGACTCCGTACTCGAGGTCTACCCGATCACGCCGACCCAGCAGACCTGGGACGAGCTGAACGACCGCATCGTGCAGTGCGTCATCTCGGACCCGGCCGGCCAGACCACGGGCTCGCTCAAGGGCGCAGCACGCTGA
- a CDS encoding ATP-binding cassette domain-containing protein, producing the protein MFSRPESTNAIDSSDLVIDRIGHSGATRAIDGVSFSLAPGELICVAGPTGSGKSTLVAALAGSTDPSVRVVGGSAQVCGVDIRRPGRKHRLLTYRTGFVPQGAGADLPPQLTVNEVIAEPILIREKRVNTKALSIRVATLLDELHLPLGTAAKFPYELSAGMRQRVAIARSFVLEPRVLIADEILANLDLEVRPVVFDAITRRRKEQGMGALLVTNDADFIRELNAETLMLRGGHVVARGVGKDLLWAPNAEADSQH; encoded by the coding sequence ATGTTCTCCCGGCCCGAATCGACCAACGCGATCGACAGCTCCGACCTGGTCATCGACCGCATCGGGCACAGCGGTGCGACCCGTGCGATCGACGGGGTGAGCTTCTCGCTCGCACCCGGGGAGCTCATCTGCGTCGCGGGGCCCACAGGGTCTGGCAAGTCCACGCTGGTCGCTGCTCTGGCCGGCTCCACGGATCCGTCGGTGCGGGTCGTCGGAGGCAGCGCTCAGGTCTGTGGTGTCGACATCCGTCGTCCTGGGCGCAAGCACCGCCTGCTGACCTACCGCACCGGGTTCGTGCCGCAGGGTGCGGGGGCCGATCTGCCGCCGCAGCTCACAGTGAACGAGGTGATCGCCGAGCCGATCCTCATCCGCGAGAAGCGCGTCAACACCAAGGCACTGTCGATCCGGGTGGCGACGCTGCTCGACGAGCTGCATCTGCCGCTGGGCACCGCCGCGAAGTTCCCCTACGAGCTCAGCGCCGGCATGCGGCAGCGTGTCGCGATAGCGAGATCGTTCGTGCTCGAACCGCGCGTTCTCATCGCCGACGAGATCCTCGCGAACCTCGATCTCGAGGTTCGTCCCGTCGTCTTCGACGCGATCACCCGGCGCCGCAAGGAGCAGGGGATGGGGGCGCTGCTCGTCACCAACGACGCCGACTTCATCCGGGAGCTGAACGCCGAGACGCTCATGCTCCGCGGCGGTCACGTCGTCGCTCGCGGGGTGGGAAAAGACCTCCTGTGGGCGCCCAACGCGGAGGCGGATTCGCAGCACTGA
- the dnaG gene encoding DNA primase: protein MPRIRQADVDEVKARTNIADIVGERVALKSAGVGSLKGLCPFHDEKSPSFHVRPQVGYYHCFGCGESGDVYSFLREMDHVSFTEAVERLAGRIGYALHYEDGGSAPETSGRSRLYAANTAAAEYFRGQLLTADAEAGRRFLGERGFDAGAAAHFGVGFAPRGWDKMLKALTAQGFTRDELSAAGLVSTGQRGVYDRFRGRLVWPIRDVSGQTIGFGARKLFDDDQGPKYLNTPETPIYKKAQVLYGLDLAKRDISRGDPRRVVVVEGYTDVMACHLAGLTTAIATCGTAFGTDHIKVLRRVMGDDNASGEVVFTFDGDEAGQKAALRAFTEDDRFNAQTFVAVAPDGLDPCDLRLQRGDAAVRSLMETKQPMFEFAIDRKLSGFDLSTVEGRVGALRAAAPIVAEIRDRLLRPGYERVLARRLGMDPTEVHNEVERAARGGSQTTRHESPRPEVTIDPTTGAPAVAPVTLASLPRTADVAVERDALMGALQYGHQIDQALLGRALGSPFRTPGLDAVREAVAAAPDRTRAGWVTDAVNSVREPYRSLAGELLMTPFPARNEAGAVASTTDLARRLIMRSLEHEKQELLGAVQRVPADSDGGRALRMRLRDIDVERQRFAES, encoded by the coding sequence ATGCCCCGCATCCGCCAGGCCGACGTCGACGAGGTCAAGGCCCGCACGAACATCGCCGACATCGTCGGAGAGCGCGTCGCGCTCAAATCGGCCGGAGTCGGATCCCTCAAGGGGCTCTGCCCCTTCCACGATGAGAAGAGCCCGAGCTTCCATGTGCGGCCCCAGGTCGGCTACTACCACTGCTTCGGATGCGGTGAGTCGGGGGACGTGTACTCGTTCCTCCGCGAGATGGACCACGTCAGCTTCACCGAAGCCGTCGAGCGCCTCGCGGGCCGCATCGGCTACGCCCTGCATTACGAAGACGGCGGTTCCGCTCCCGAGACGAGCGGACGCAGTCGTCTGTACGCCGCGAACACCGCCGCGGCAGAATACTTCCGCGGGCAGCTGCTGACGGCGGATGCCGAGGCAGGGCGCCGCTTCCTCGGGGAGCGCGGCTTCGACGCCGGCGCCGCTGCGCACTTTGGTGTGGGATTCGCGCCTCGTGGCTGGGACAAGATGCTGAAGGCGCTCACGGCGCAGGGCTTCACGCGCGACGAGCTGAGCGCCGCGGGGCTGGTCTCGACGGGGCAGCGCGGCGTCTACGACCGATTCCGCGGGCGTCTCGTCTGGCCCATCCGCGATGTGTCGGGTCAGACGATCGGGTTCGGCGCGCGCAAGCTGTTCGACGACGACCAAGGACCGAAGTACCTGAACACTCCGGAGACCCCGATCTACAAGAAAGCGCAGGTGCTCTACGGGCTCGACCTCGCCAAGCGCGACATCTCGCGGGGCGACCCGCGTCGTGTCGTGGTGGTCGAGGGGTACACCGACGTCATGGCCTGTCACCTCGCCGGTCTCACGACCGCGATCGCGACCTGCGGCACGGCCTTCGGCACTGACCACATCAAGGTGCTGCGCCGGGTCATGGGCGACGACAACGCCTCGGGTGAGGTCGTCTTCACCTTCGACGGCGACGAGGCGGGGCAGAAGGCGGCGTTGCGCGCCTTCACCGAGGACGACCGCTTCAATGCGCAGACCTTCGTCGCGGTCGCCCCTGACGGCCTCGACCCCTGCGATCTCCGACTCCAGCGCGGCGATGCCGCCGTGCGGTCGCTCATGGAGACCAAGCAGCCGATGTTCGAGTTCGCGATCGACCGCAAGCTCTCGGGCTTCGATCTCTCCACCGTCGAAGGACGCGTCGGCGCGCTGCGCGCCGCGGCGCCGATCGTCGCCGAGATCCGCGACCGTCTGCTGCGCCCCGGATACGAGCGGGTGCTCGCCAGGCGCCTGGGCATGGATCCGACCGAGGTGCACAACGAGGTCGAGCGCGCGGCGCGCGGCGGATCCCAGACCACGCGTCACGAGTCGCCCCGGCCCGAGGTGACGATCGACCCCACGACCGGTGCGCCGGCCGTTGCGCCCGTGACGCTGGCCAGCCTGCCGCGCACGGCGGACGTCGCGGTCGAACGCGATGCGCTGATGGGCGCCCTCCAGTACGGTCACCAGATCGATCAGGCGCTGCTCGGCCGCGCGCTCGGCAGTCCTTTCCGCACACCTGGACTCGACGCCGTGCGTGAGGCCGTCGCAGCCGCCCCCGACCGCACTCGCGCAGGCTGGGTGACCGACGCCGTGAACTCGGTGCGTGAACCGTACCGGTCGCTGGCAGGTGAGCTGCTCATGACGCCGTTCCCCGCTCGCAACGAGGCCGGAGCCGTCGCATCGACCACCGACCTCGCGCGCAGACTCATCATGCGCAGCCTGGAGCACGAGAAGCAGGAACTACTCGGCGCTGTGCAGCGGGTGCCTGCGGATTCCGACGGCGGGCGTGCGCTGCGAATGCGGCTGCGTGACATCGACGTGGAGCGTCAGCGGTTCGCCGAGTCGTAA
- a CDS encoding deoxyguanosinetriphosphate triphosphohydrolase gives MDSARGRSDGYDPRDAERFFAETHRSERDDFARDRARVLHSAALRRLAAKTQVLSPASTADFARNRLTHSLEVAQVGRELATALGVSADVVDTACLSHDLGHPPFGHNGERALNDWAEPIGGFEGNAQSLRILSRLEAKAIDDDGRSVGLNLTRASLDATCKYPWTVDSPVPDPGGRLKFGVYPEDEEVFRWMREGIAGRRRCIEAEIMDLSDDIAYSVHDFEDAIVNGYVDVAQLSDPRQHEALIDRIQQWVGYDFTRDDLADALYRLASQPMWLQSFDRSRHDLARLKNLTSDFIGRFARAAVAATREAYAGPTLVRYNAHVVVPRVIEAEIAVLKGIMGQAIVTIDARKGVYKEQRRVLTRLADALWSTDTLWSAGADVLEPAFSADFRAATTDGERARVIVDQIASLTDQSAIDWHNRLVGEIDPAEVGIWTPRHARPGARQHTPRQAVVEGAG, from the coding sequence ATGGACTCGGCGCGCGGGCGCTCGGACGGATACGACCCGCGCGACGCCGAGCGATTCTTCGCCGAGACGCATCGATCCGAACGCGACGACTTCGCCCGCGACCGCGCGCGCGTGCTGCACTCCGCGGCGCTCCGCCGCCTGGCGGCCAAGACGCAGGTGCTCAGTCCCGCCAGCACGGCCGACTTCGCTCGGAACCGCCTCACCCACTCGCTCGAGGTCGCCCAGGTCGGGCGCGAGCTCGCGACCGCGCTCGGCGTCTCCGCAGACGTTGTCGACACCGCGTGCCTGAGTCACGACCTCGGGCACCCGCCCTTCGGGCACAACGGCGAGCGGGCGCTCAACGACTGGGCAGAGCCCATCGGCGGTTTCGAAGGCAACGCGCAGTCGCTGCGCATCCTCAGCCGTCTCGAGGCCAAGGCCATCGACGACGACGGGCGCTCGGTCGGACTCAACCTGACCAGGGCCAGCCTCGACGCGACCTGCAAGTATCCGTGGACGGTCGACAGCCCCGTTCCCGACCCCGGTGGTCGGCTCAAGTTCGGCGTGTATCCCGAAGACGAAGAGGTCTTCCGATGGATGCGTGAGGGAATCGCCGGGCGTCGGCGCTGCATCGAGGCCGAGATCATGGATCTCTCCGACGACATCGCGTACTCGGTGCACGACTTCGAGGATGCGATCGTCAACGGCTACGTCGACGTCGCCCAGCTCTCCGACCCGCGCCAGCACGAGGCTCTTATCGACCGCATCCAGCAGTGGGTCGGCTACGACTTCACGCGCGATGACCTCGCCGATGCGCTGTACCGCCTCGCCTCCCAGCCGATGTGGCTGCAGTCCTTCGACCGCTCGCGTCACGACCTGGCGCGGCTCAAGAACCTCACGAGCGACTTCATCGGTCGATTCGCCCGCGCCGCCGTCGCCGCGACCCGCGAGGCATACGCCGGTCCTACGCTCGTGCGTTACAACGCGCACGTCGTGGTACCGCGGGTCATCGAGGCCGAGATCGCCGTGCTCAAGGGCATCATGGGCCAGGCCATCGTCACGATCGATGCGCGCAAGGGTGTCTACAAGGAGCAGCGCCGCGTGCTCACACGGCTCGCCGACGCGCTGTGGTCGACCGATACGCTCTGGTCCGCCGGAGCGGATGTGCTCGAGCCCGCGTTCTCGGCCGACTTCCGCGCCGCGACGACCGACGGCGAACGCGCACGGGTCATCGTCGATCAGATCGCGAGCCTCACCGATCAAAGCGCGATCGACTGGCATAACAGGCTCGTCGGCGAGATCGACCCCGCGGAGGTGGGCATCTGGACGCCGCGTCATGCGCGACCGGGTGCTCGTCAGCACACGCCGCGGCAGGCGGTCGTCGAAGGGGCCGGCTGA
- the dusB gene encoding tRNA dihydrouridine synthase DusB, with protein sequence MTLATTSARTLNIGPIALDVPVVLAPMAGITNTAFRRLCREYGAGLYVSEMITSRALVERNETTMRLIRHHESETPRSIQLYGVDPHTISEAVRIIVAEDHADHIDLNFGCPVPKVTRKGGGAALPWKSSLFSQIVTQAVKAAGDVPLTIKMRKGIDPDHLTFLDAGRAAEDAGVSAIALHARTASEFYSGFADWNAIGELKQAVTSVPVLGNGDIWSADDAVRMMQQTDCDGVVVGRGCLGRPWLFGELAAAFGAESHPVDATLGFVADAFRRHAELLVEFFEDEDRGCRDVRKHVAWYFKGYPVGGDIRTGLATASSLAEIDDLLGQLDHTAPYPGADAEGQRGRSGRPKRPALPDKWLESRELAASASEMMRGAEIENSGG encoded by the coding sequence ATGACTCTCGCCACCACTTCCGCTCGCACCCTCAACATCGGTCCGATCGCTCTCGACGTACCGGTCGTCCTCGCACCCATGGCGGGTATCACCAACACCGCGTTCCGTCGGCTCTGCCGCGAATACGGAGCCGGGCTCTACGTGAGCGAGATGATCACGTCTCGCGCACTCGTCGAACGCAACGAGACGACGATGCGCCTGATTCGCCACCACGAGTCCGAGACGCCGCGCTCGATCCAGCTCTACGGCGTCGATCCGCACACCATCTCCGAAGCAGTCCGCATCATCGTCGCCGAAGACCATGCCGACCACATCGACCTGAACTTCGGGTGCCCCGTTCCCAAGGTCACGCGCAAGGGCGGGGGAGCGGCGCTGCCCTGGAAGAGCTCCCTTTTCTCGCAGATCGTCACACAGGCCGTGAAGGCCGCGGGTGACGTGCCGCTGACCATCAAGATGCGCAAGGGCATCGACCCCGACCACCTGACGTTCCTCGATGCCGGGCGCGCGGCCGAAGACGCGGGCGTCTCTGCGATCGCCCTGCATGCCCGCACCGCGAGCGAGTTCTACTCCGGCTTCGCCGACTGGAACGCGATCGGCGAGCTCAAGCAGGCCGTCACTAGCGTCCCGGTGCTCGGCAACGGCGACATCTGGTCGGCTGACGACGCTGTGCGCATGATGCAGCAGACCGACTGCGACGGAGTGGTCGTCGGACGCGGATGTCTCGGTCGTCCGTGGCTGTTCGGCGAGCTCGCTGCGGCCTTCGGTGCCGAATCGCACCCGGTCGACGCGACACTCGGTTTCGTCGCCGACGCCTTCCGTCGTCACGCCGAGCTGCTCGTCGAGTTCTTCGAGGACGAAGATCGCGGATGCCGTGACGTCCGCAAGCACGTGGCCTGGTACTTCAAGGGGTATCCGGTCGGCGGCGACATCCGCACCGGACTCGCGACGGCATCCAGCCTTGCCGAGATCGACGACCTGCTGGGCCAGCTCGACCACACAGCGCCCTACCCCGGCGCGGACGCCGAAGGCCAGCGCGGTCGTTCTGGGCGTCCGAAGCGTCCGGCACTGCCGGACAAGTGGCTGGAGTCGCGCGAACTCGCGGCGTCGGCATCCGAGATGATGCGAGGGGCGGAGATCGAGAACAGTGGCGGTTGA
- a CDS encoding glutathione peroxidase, with protein sequence MTDPAVRSIPFTDADGNEKTLDDLGADVVLVVNVASKCGLTPQYEQLEELQRLYSDRGFSVVGFPCNQFFGQEPGSVEDIKEFCSTTYGVTFPINDKVKVNGRNATDLYKTLKETPDAGGKAGRVEWNFEKFLVLPDGEVVRFRPKQKPNDPEIVGAIEAALTR encoded by the coding sequence ATGACCGATCCCGCAGTCCGTTCCATCCCCTTCACAGACGCCGACGGCAACGAGAAGACGCTCGACGATCTGGGTGCCGATGTGGTGCTCGTGGTCAACGTCGCCTCGAAGTGCGGCCTGACCCCGCAGTACGAGCAGCTCGAAGAGCTGCAGCGCCTCTACAGCGACCGCGGGTTCAGCGTCGTCGGGTTCCCGTGCAACCAGTTCTTCGGCCAGGAGCCAGGCTCCGTCGAGGACATCAAGGAGTTCTGCTCCACGACCTACGGCGTGACGTTCCCCATCAACGACAAGGTGAAGGTCAACGGCAGGAACGCCACCGATCTCTACAAGACGCTGAAGGAGACGCCGGATGCCGGCGGCAAGGCGGGCCGTGTCGAGTGGAACTTCGAGAAGTTCCTCGTTCTGCCCGACGGAGAGGTCGTCCGGTTCCGCCCGAAGCAGAAGCCGAACGACCCCGAGATCGTCGGCGCGATCGAAGCCGCGCTGACGCGCTAG
- a CDS encoding DsbA family oxidoreductase: MSEAISIDIWSDIACPWCYIGKRNLEKGLEAVASDDDAPQVNITFHSFELSPDTPVDFDGDEIDFLAGHKGMPREQVEQMLSHVTGVAEGAGLAYRFDLLQHTNTVKAHELLHFAKAQGVQHEMEERLMSAYFTEGKHVGRIDDLVELAVEVGLNPDDTREALVSARHLADVRQDQAQAQAYGIQGVPFFVIDGQYGISGAQPPAAFENVLRDLWAKRGDAEAESEAAAV; the protein is encoded by the coding sequence GTGAGTGAAGCCATCTCGATTGACATCTGGTCCGACATCGCCTGCCCGTGGTGCTACATCGGCAAGCGCAACCTCGAGAAGGGACTCGAAGCCGTAGCCTCCGACGACGACGCCCCGCAGGTGAACATCACCTTCCACTCGTTCGAGCTCTCGCCCGACACCCCCGTCGACTTCGACGGCGACGAGATCGACTTCCTCGCCGGCCACAAGGGGATGCCGCGCGAGCAGGTCGAGCAGATGCTCTCGCACGTCACAGGCGTCGCCGAGGGAGCGGGACTCGCGTACCGCTTCGATCTGCTGCAGCACACGAACACGGTCAAAGCCCATGAGCTGCTGCACTTCGCAAAGGCTCAAGGCGTGCAGCACGAGATGGAAGAGCGTCTCATGTCGGCCTACTTCACCGAGGGCAAGCACGTCGGCCGTATCGACGACCTGGTCGAGCTCGCTGTCGAGGTCGGGCTCAACCCCGACGACACCCGCGAGGCTCTCGTCTCGGCCCGCCACCTCGCGGACGTCCGCCAGGATCAGGCGCAGGCCCAGGCCTACGGCATCCAGGGCGTCCCGTTCTTCGTGATCGACGGACAGTACGGCATCAGCGGTGCGCAGCCGCCGGCGGCATTCGAGAACGTCCTCCGGGACCTCTGGGCCAAGCGCGGCGACGCCGAGGCCGAGTCCGAGGCTGCAGCGGTCTAG
- a CDS encoding AAA family ATPase: MLSAADPLPFRPERVLIAGVTGSGKTTLARRVAEMWDLRHVEIDGLFHGENWTPRPSFIDDVRAFASEHRWVTEWQYTSKGTDAILAPRAQVVIWLDYPYRLVRRRLLRRTLARRTFRTPLWNGNVEPALWDREGWTGENDILRWQKNTRHKWEERMPSIEAAHPHLRIVRLGHPRELERWLAGADRIGRP, translated from the coding sequence ATGCTCTCCGCCGCCGATCCGCTGCCGTTCAGGCCCGAGAGGGTGCTGATCGCCGGGGTCACAGGATCGGGCAAGACGACGCTCGCTCGACGCGTGGCGGAGATGTGGGATCTGCGTCACGTCGAGATAGACGGCCTGTTCCACGGCGAGAACTGGACGCCGCGTCCATCGTTCATCGACGACGTGCGCGCCTTCGCCTCAGAGCACCGCTGGGTCACCGAGTGGCAGTACACGAGCAAGGGCACCGATGCGATCCTCGCTCCGCGTGCGCAGGTCGTGATCTGGCTGGACTATCCCTACCGCCTGGTCCGGCGACGTCTGCTGCGCCGCACGCTGGCGCGCCGCACGTTCCGAACTCCGCTCTGGAACGGCAACGTCGAGCCAGCACTGTGGGATCGGGAGGGGTGGACCGGCGAGAACGACATCCTGCGGTGGCAGAAGAACACACGTCACAAGTGGGAGGAACGCATGCCGAGCATCGAGGCGGCACACCCTCACTTGCGCATCGTGAGGCTCGGCCATCCTCGGGAACTGGAGAGGTGGCTTGCGGGCGCAGATCGGATCGGAAGGCCATGA
- a CDS encoding AAA family ATPase — protein MTARMLAAADPLPFSPERVLIAGVTGSGKTTLARRVADLWDLRHVEIDGLFHGENWTPRPSFLDDVRAFAAEDRWVTEWQYTSKGTDEIMTPRAQLAIWLDYPWSVVRTRLLRRTLSRSILRTEMYNGNIEKPIWQLLTTREPERNVLSWQTKTRSSWTTQMPLKQESFPHLTIVRLRRPRETERWLRAQTGASGVSIAPPKRRSRDR, from the coding sequence ATGACCGCGCGAATGCTGGCCGCCGCCGATCCGCTGCCGTTCAGCCCCGAGCGAGTGCTGATCGCCGGCGTCACCGGATCGGGCAAGACGACGCTCGCACGGCGGGTCGCTGATCTCTGGGATCTGCGCCACGTCGAGATCGACGGCCTGTTCCACGGCGAGAACTGGACACCGCGTCCGTCGTTCCTCGACGACGTCCGCGCCTTTGCTGCCGAGGACCGCTGGGTCACCGAGTGGCAGTACACCAGCAAGGGCACCGACGAGATCATGACGCCACGCGCCCAGCTGGCGATCTGGCTCGACTATCCGTGGTCCGTCGTGCGCACGCGTCTGTTGCGGCGTACTCTCAGCCGCAGCATCCTCCGCACGGAGATGTACAACGGCAACATCGAGAAGCCCATCTGGCAGCTGCTGACCACGCGCGAGCCAGAGCGCAACGTCCTCTCCTGGCAGACGAAGACCAGATCATCGTGGACGACACAGATGCCTCTGAAACAGGAGAGTTTCCCGCACCTCACGATCGTGCGACTGCGTCGCCCGCGTGAGACCGAACGGTGGCTGCGCGCTCAGACCGGAGCGTCAGGCGTGTCGATCGCCCCGCCGAAGCGACGGTCGCGCGACAGGTAG